A stretch of Rhodopirellula bahusiensis DNA encodes these proteins:
- a CDS encoding HdeD family acid-resistance protein yields MSDLEPKDTMRNVLSDVASLWWLPLIRGLLLLVLGIYALFQPGMTLATFAQVAGFFLAFDGVMAIIAGLVGDTPSRTGTIVRGVIEFLAGIFVFANPMLVAGLTATIVISVIGAMVVVSGVVEIAAAIQDRRHIQGEGWLILAGVLSVLIGIALLAAPMGFGLTLVRILGALAIISSIAMIAFAFRLKSLGSRINQV; encoded by the coding sequence ATGTCTGATTTAGAACCGAAGGACACGATGCGGAACGTGCTGTCGGATGTGGCGTCGCTTTGGTGGTTGCCGCTGATCCGAGGTTTGTTGCTGTTGGTTCTGGGCATCTACGCGTTGTTTCAACCCGGGATGACGTTGGCAACGTTTGCCCAAGTCGCCGGATTCTTCTTGGCGTTTGATGGTGTGATGGCGATCATCGCGGGATTGGTCGGTGACACTCCGTCGCGAACGGGAACGATTGTTCGAGGCGTGATCGAATTTTTGGCTGGCATATTCGTGTTTGCTAATCCGATGTTGGTCGCTGGGTTGACCGCGACGATTGTGATCAGCGTCATTGGTGCGATGGTGGTCGTTTCGGGTGTGGTTGAGATCGCGGCTGCGATTCAAGATCGTCGACACATCCAAGGCGAAGGCTGGTTGATCTTGGCTGGCGTGCTTTCTGTTTTGATCGGCATCGCCCTGTTGGCCGCGCCGATGGGATTTGGGCTGACGCTGGTCAGGATTTTGGGAGCACTAGCGATTATCTCCAGCATCGCAATGATCGCGTTCGCATTCCGGTTGAAATCATTGGGAAGCCGAATCAACCAGGTGTGA
- a CDS encoding lipid-binding SYLF domain-containing protein, producing MRWQMVAVAIHSPDQTFTTENDLTKGMCTMESSTQPQFRFTRRIVITTALLLIGWTQPATAQINEEQTVQAATAVLNETMSTPLSQIPAQMLQDCHGVAIVPNVIKGSFIVGARHGKGLLFIRDPDGTWHAPVFITLTGGNVGWQVGVQASDIILVFKTARSVQGILSGKLTLGGDASAAAGPVGRQAAVATDGQLQAEIYTYSRSRGLFAGVSIDGTVLRVDQVATGMYYQSPAPGQPVVIPTSAAQLTQAIARYAGQQVQVTPPEPQSQFAQQYRSDRPAVLQDQLLQIAPELFKLLDPQWTAHLALPLSANPNEVPDPNALAAAVAKYDQVASDPQYASLAGRPEFQSVHSLLKHYQHSLIPNAQTLQLPPPPINR from the coding sequence ATGCGATGGCAAATGGTCGCGGTCGCAATTCACTCCCCCGATCAAACGTTCACGACTGAAAACGATCTCACCAAAGGAATGTGCACGATGGAGTCTTCTACCCAACCGCAATTTCGTTTCACGCGCCGAATCGTGATAACGACTGCATTGTTGCTGATTGGATGGACGCAGCCCGCGACCGCGCAGATCAACGAAGAACAAACGGTCCAGGCCGCGACCGCGGTACTGAACGAAACGATGTCCACGCCATTGAGCCAAATCCCAGCACAAATGTTGCAGGATTGTCACGGGGTCGCGATTGTCCCCAACGTGATCAAAGGCAGCTTCATCGTCGGTGCTCGGCACGGAAAAGGATTGTTGTTCATCCGCGATCCCGACGGCACCTGGCACGCTCCGGTGTTCATCACCTTGACCGGAGGCAACGTCGGTTGGCAAGTTGGTGTGCAAGCCTCCGACATCATTCTGGTCTTCAAAACCGCTCGAAGTGTCCAAGGCATCCTCTCCGGCAAATTGACCTTGGGTGGCGATGCCTCCGCCGCAGCCGGGCCGGTTGGACGCCAAGCCGCAGTGGCCACCGATGGTCAACTGCAAGCTGAGATCTACACCTATTCCCGAAGTCGTGGATTATTCGCGGGAGTCTCCATCGACGGAACGGTGCTTCGAGTCGATCAAGTCGCGACGGGCATGTACTACCAAAGCCCCGCACCCGGCCAACCGGTTGTAATCCCCACCTCGGCGGCCCAGCTGACCCAGGCCATCGCTCGCTACGCCGGCCAACAAGTGCAGGTCACACCGCCTGAACCCCAATCACAATTCGCTCAACAATACCGGAGTGATCGCCCCGCGGTGCTGCAGGATCAGTTGCTGCAAATCGCTCCTGAGCTCTTCAAGTTGCTGGATCCGCAATGGACGGCTCACTTGGCACTGCCGCTGTCAGCCAACCCAAACGAAGTGCCTGACCCCAACGCGTTGGCAGCCGCGGTTGCGAAATACGATCAAGTCGCGTCGGACCCACAGTATGCATCCTTGGCCGGACGTCCTGAGTTTCAATCCGTTCATAGTCTATTGAAGCACTACCAACATTCGCTGATTCCGAACGCTCAAACGCTCCAGCTTCCACCTCCGCCGATCAACCGTTGA